The following proteins are co-located in the Acipenser ruthenus chromosome 35, fAciRut3.2 maternal haplotype, whole genome shotgun sequence genome:
- the LOC117395479 gene encoding transmembrane protein 79-like — MLSRTEQQASLLANTQTNKDPTPGGEGAWSPVQRPGENEGSRAHMGLSDDAKLATGSLSQATPGEGAGEKPEREMETEDGQEVNEMPEVAAQVFSPSVQIVTPPCSLRKRKEAEAYEIEEAHPFLAPQKEPLHGLYEDWPEGADSLPHQKPSGCCGGRCDCCSYSSLKATASLAGALLIAPLLLYGGFVFLPFDAPILSGAPSAVIYTLRCAAFATVPIVLGIAVHGISQLCSSSLDPFGDRKQEVEVHRRFVNQSVSLLVLFVLNLAVLSTYLDSKTLKLVPLLSGLFGLARLIYWLAFAIGSNFRSFGFGLTYFPIVAMLGANIFFMFVQQGGGLFATEAVTTTPSPPKQRFWG, encoded by the exons ATGCTGTCCAGGACAGAGCAGCAGGCTTCGCTCCTAGCAAACACCCAAACCAACAAGGACCCCACACCGGGGGGAGAGGGAGCCTGGTCCCCAGTTCAGAGGCCGGGGGAGAACGAAGGCAGCAGAGCCCACATGGGGCTCAGCGATGACGCCAAGCTAGCCACCGGCAGCCTCTCCCAGGCGACGCCAGGAGAGGGCGCCGGAGAGAAGCCGGAGAGGGAAATGGAAACGGAAGATGGACAAGAAGTGAATGAAATGCCGGAGGTGGCCGCGCAGGTCTTCAGCCCCAGCGTTCAGATCGTCACGCCTCCGTGCAGCCTGAGGAAGAGGAAGGAGGCTGAGGCGTACGAGATCGAGGAGGCTCACCCCTTCCTGGCCCCGCAGAAGGAGCCCCTGCACGGGCTGTACGAGGACTGGCCTGAGGGGGCTGATAGCCTGCCCCACCAGAAGCCGTCCGGGTGCTGCGGGGGCCGCTGTGACTGCTGCAGCTACTCCAGCCTCAAGGCCACTGCCTCCCTGGCCGGGGCGCTGCTCATCGCACCCCTCTTGCTCTACGGGGGGTTTGTCTTCCTCCCTTTCGATGCCCCCATCCTCTCAGGAGCCCCCTCGGCCGTCATCTACACCCTGCGCTGTGCCGCCTTCGCCACTGTGCCCATCGTGCTGG GCATCGCAGTGCACGGGATCTCTCAGCTGTGCTCGTCCTCGCTGGATCCGTTCGGGGACAGGAAGCAGGAAGTGGAGGTTCACCGGCGCTTCGTCAACCAGTCGGTCAGCCTGCTGGTCCTGTTTGTCCTCAACCTGGCCGTGCTGTCCACCTACCTGGACAGCAAGACCCTGAAGCTGGTGCCCCTGCTCAGCGGGCTCTTCGGCCTGGCACG GTTGATCTACTGGCTGGCGTTCGCCATTGGCAGTAATTTCCGCAGCTTCGGGTTCGGGCTCACCTACTTCCCTATCGTGGCGATGCTGGGGGCAAACATCTTCTTCATGTTCGTGCAGCAAGGGGGGGGCTTGTTTGCCACCGAGGCCGTAACCACGACCCCCTCGCCCCCCAAGCAAAGATTCTGGGGCTGA